The nucleotide sequence ATAAAAAGTTTAGTAAATAACTTGATAAGCTTTAAATAATTATAATTGGAGCTACCATATTTCCTCGGTTTATGCTCAACATATACATTCCCTATATTTCTAGTAATTTTAAGTGTTATAGCAGTTATATATACAAAGGGAGTTTTATCCCTTTTTATTTCTTCTAAAATATCTTTTTTAATACAACGAAAACTACTAACTCTTATATCCTTTGGTTTTTGACAAATAATATTAAATAGAAAATTAGTCATCTTTGAACCAAAATTTCTTAAAAAATTATGTTCTTTTTTTTGAGCTATACCATATACAACATCATAGCCTTCATCCATTTTTTTCATTATTTTTATTATTTCTTCTGGTTGATGCTGCAAATCATCATCCATAGTAATTATAT is from Caldisalinibacter kiritimatiensis and encodes:
- a CDS encoding glycosyltransferase family 2 protein, which gives rise to MWSSGSVVIPVYNSEDSLDELCHRLSQVLNNIFKKYEIILVDDYSTDNSFLKMKEIYSKNKNIKVIKLKKNFGQQNAIKCGFEFATNDYIITMDDDLQHQPEEIIKIMKKMDEGYDVVYGIAQKKEHNFLRNFGSKMTNFLFNIICQKPKDIRVSSFRCIKKDILEEIKRDKTPFVYITAITLKITRNIGNVYVEHKPRKYGSSNYNYLKLIKLFTKLFIYYSDCKLINKFLKSGPQFQIYKSYL